A stretch of Pygocentrus nattereri isolate fPygNat1 chromosome 8, fPygNat1.pri, whole genome shotgun sequence DNA encodes these proteins:
- the cxcl14 gene encoding C-X-C motif chemokine 14: MNRCTAAVLLLVIAIYSLNTEAYKCRCTRKGPKIRYKDVQKLEIKPKHPFCQEKMIFVTMENVSRFKGQEYCLHPRLQSTKNLVKWFRIWKDKHRVYEA, encoded by the exons ATGAATCGCTGCACAGCCGCGGTACTTTTGTTGGTCATTGCTATATATTCGCTGAACACAGAAG cGTACAAATGCAGATGCACAAGGAAAGGCCCAAAGATACGGTACAAGGATGTGCAGAAACTTGAAATTAAGCCTAAACATCCATTCTGCCAGGAGAAAATGATATT CGTGACCATGGAGAATGTGTCCCGTTTCAAAGGTCAGGAATATTGCCTGCATCCCAGACTGCAGAGCACTAAAAACCTTGTCAAGTGGTTCAGAATTTGGAAGGACAAGCACAG GGTGTATGAGGCCTAA